Sequence from the Acidimicrobiia bacterium genome:
AATGTCCGGGTGTGTCCCCGCCTCAGGTCGTCCAGATCGGAGGCTGCGGCCTCGGCCACCAGCGTCAGTCGTGCCATGTCCAGTGGCGGATCCTCGAACTCGAGGTCGCGCAGCAGGCCGGGATCGATTGCGGCCGTCGGGTGGCGCAGGGCCTCGCCGAGCAGGCAGTAGATCCCGGCGCGGATGCGTCCCTCGTCCACCCGCGGTTCGGTCAGCGTGGTCAAGATACGGTCCTCATATCGAGTTCAGCTTGGTAGGACGCTCCACCAGCGGGTCCTCGACCCGCACCCGGACGATCTCCTTGCCGTTGCGGTCGAAACCGACGACCACGTCGTCGAAGATCTCCAGGGGCTCTCCGCCGACGTTGATCTCTCCCAGCTTGGAGCCCTCTTCGACGTCGAAGGAGAACACGATCTGCTGCGTGGCGCGGAACAGCTGGAGGACGGCCAGCAGGCGCCGTGACGGGCGGGTGTACGCATCGATGGCATGATCCACTCCGGGCCCGAACATCTGGTGCAGGTAGTTGCGGGGCACCCACCGGGGTGGGATGTAGTACACGTTGGGCTGGGTTCCGAACTGTGGATAGAGGGGGAGGGCGACTCGCTCCTCGTGGACCAGGTAGTAGAGAGGGTGGTTGGGGTCCTCGATCCAGACGCCGTCGTCGCCCACCTCGACGAGCCCCTGGAGCCGGATCTTGCCGACGCAGGCCGTCATGCAGCGGGTCTCCATCGGCTCACCGTTGGTGAGGGGATCGGTTCCCTCGATGCGGGGGTAGCAGGCGATGCACTTCTCGGTGACCCTGGTGGTAGGTCGGTACATCGTCTTCTTGTACGGGCAGGCCTCTACGCACTTGCGGTATCCCCGGCAGCGCTCCTGATCCACCAGCACGATCCCGTCCTCGGGCCTCTTGTAGATGGCGTTGCGGGGGCAGGCGGCGAGACAAGCCGGGTAGGAGCAGTGGTTGCAGATGCGGGCCAGGTAGAAGAACCAGCCTGTGTGCTCGGGGAGGCTGACGCCGGCGGCGGGGGCTGCGGTGGCGTGGTCCTCGTAGCGGTTGGGTGCCTTCCAGTCGGCCTCTTCGGGGATGAACCCGAGGACACGCTCGCCGGCGGGCGCCGCCTCGAACACGGTCTGCCCGTCGAAGCGACCGTAGGGGGCGGAGTCGTCACCGGGGGCGGCCTGCCACACCTGACCGGCAGGGTTGGCCTGCTCCAGCAGGGCCAGGGTGCGGACGTCCCAGCCGCTGGGATAGCCACCGTACGGCTTGGTCTCGACGTTGTTCCACCACATCAGTTCCTGGCCCGGGGAGTGGGTCCAGGTGGACTTGCAGGCCATGGTGCAGGTCTGGCAGGCGATGCAGCGGTTGATGTTGAACACGGCGGCGAACTGGCGCTCGTAGGCGCCACCCGGGTGCTGGTACTCCATATCCCGTCCGAGATGCCAGTTGTGGACGGTCGCCATCAGTTCCCCTCTCCGAAAACTGCCGACACTGCACGCTCCACGAACTCGTCGCCCCGGCGCCGGTACACGTCGTGAGGCCCGGCGTACAGGGGCGTGGTGAAGAGGCGGCCCACCTGCTCCCGGCCCCAGCCCATCAGGGCGTACTCCTCGACGATGCAGCGGGCCATCTCGAAGTCGGCCGCCTCGTCCACGGGGTAGGTGACCGCCACCAGCTCGAACGGGTCATCCTGCTCCAGCTCCTTGTCGGCGGCGGGGCCTCGGGGGGCGATGTCGACGGGTTGCCAGGTCATGCCTGCCCCCGCACCGTGACGAACCCGCCCTCTAGGTACTGCTGCATGGTGAAGCTCTCCCCGCCCGGGCTGCGCCCGGTGGTCCCCGGCTCCCAGTCGCTCTTGCCGTCGACACCACCCGGCTCGGCCTTGGTGACCCGGATCAGGGTCTCCTTTGGCGTCGTGTTCACGGCGTGGTTGTCCACGTCGAAGCCGAAGATGAACCCCATCGCCGCCGCCCGCTTGTGGAACAGGGTGTCGGTCTGGTGCATCGGAGGCGCCCAGCCGCGGGTGATGCTCTGCTGGCTGCCGTGGCGGAACGAGGCCTGGTACCCGGTCGGCGACAGCGCCCGGCCGTCGGTCCGCTCCCGCTGGGCGCGCACGGTGCGGGTCGTCGCCATGTAGAAGGCGTGCTTGAGCATGGTGACGCCCCTGGGGTAGGCGTGGTTGTAGGAGACCCGGGCCATCAGACGGGCAACGTCGTAGAACTCGTCGGCCTCGGATGCCCCCACGTAGGGACGGTCGGCCGGGTTGGCGTCCACCCACACGTAGTCGCCGTTTGCGATCCCGAGCGCCCTGGCGTCATCGGGGTTCATGTGGAGTTGGGCGTCGCCCACACCGGGGAGCCGCTTGTCGGCCCGATAGGGGTCGGAGAACCCGTTGTTCCAGATCCAGTGCCAGTCGGTGACCGCCCACGAGGAGTGCACCGAGTGGCGCGACTTGGGGGTGAGGCAGAGGAACTGGTAGCCGTCTTCGAACAGCGGGTTGACCGTGTTCTTCACCTGCGACCAGGGCATCATCACGTTGCGTACCTGGCGCCGGTCGGCGTCCATGTCGTCCAGCGGGATCCCGTAGTCGTTGGGGCGTAGGAACGGACTGGTGGAGACGATCACGTTGGGCAGGTAGGGGGTGGCCTCCACCGCCTCGCGGTGAACGATCAGGTTCTCGCCGTACTCGATCGCCTCGGGAAGGTCGACATAGGAGTTCATGCGGCCGGTGTCGGTGTAGAAGGGGAGCGAGTCGACGATCTGCTCCCGGAACGGGAAGCGGGGGTAGGTGCGGTACTGCATCAGGGCCCCGCCCGGCTCCCCGTACTTGCCAGCCATGATGTCGGCCACCGTGTAGCCCTCGGTGGTGAACGAACCCGCCAGGACCCGGTCGAGGTACACCTCGGGGGTATCGGCGTACCGGAAGTAGTCGGTGAAGCGGCGGTCGCCGGTGAGGTCGGTGAGGGCCTTGGCGATCCCGGCGAACACGGCGATGTCGTCGCGGGTCTCGTAGAGCGGGTCGATCCCGCCTTTCCACAGCTGCAGGAACGGGTTGGAGCAGGACCCGGCCATCTCCAGCGTCTGGAACTCCATCCACGAGTTGACCGGCAGCAGCACGTCGGCGTGCTCGGCAGAGCCGGTCCACTCGATCTGCTGATCCACGATCATGTCGACCTTCGGGTTGACGTTGTGGATCAGGTGGTAGTGCCACTTGGCCTGGTTGATCAGGTTGGCGTTGTTGTACCAGAAGGCCTTGGTGGGGGTGGGGAGGTGGGTCTTCCCGGTGAACACCTTGCGACCCTCGGCGGGGGTGTCGACCACGAGGGGGCGATCGCCGTACCCCCAGTACATCTCCTCGCCGTGGATGGTGTGGCGCAGGGTCCCCTCGATGTATCGGGCATCGGGGTCGAGCAGCGGCGAGAAGGGGTCCTCGTTGACGAAGCCGCCGACTCCGGGCCCGAACCACGGGGCGCCGTGCCAGATGCCGCCCTTGTAGTTGCCCGCCCAGGTGCTGACCGTGGCCCCCGGCTTGCCCACGTTGCCGGTGAGCATCGCCACCAGGTACACGGCCCGGTTGTGCAAGGTGGCGTGGAAGTAGTGGTTGATGCCCTCACCGACGTGGATCCCGACCGGCTTGATGGTGGCCAGATCCTCGATCAGGCGCTCCACCAGGTCCCGGGGGGCGCCGGTGATGTCGACCACGGTGTCCAGGTCGTAGTCGGTGAGGTGCTCCCGGTACATGGTCATCGCCGTGGCGACCTCGACGCTGGAGCCGTCGGCCAGCGTCAGCGTCCCCCGGAAGTCGAGCATCGGATCGATGCCCTTGTCGACCATGCGGTCACCCACGTCCTCGCGGTTGATCGCAACCGGGGTCCCGTCGGCGCCCATGACCACGCGGTCCCCGATCGCCTCGTGCTGCTCCTGGGTCATGGCATGCACCGTGAACGACGGGCCCTCGGGGTCGAGGTCGGACACGTGGCCAGGGAACAGCTCGTCGGCCCGCAGCCTGGTCAGCGTGTCCAGGCGCACCAGCAGTGGAAGGTCGGTGAAGCGCTTCAAGAAGTCGTGGTCCACCAGGTCGCGATCGATGAGTGCCTTGGCGATCCCGAGGAAGAGGGCGGTGTCGGAGAGGCCGGCCCGGATCGGGATCCAGTAGTCGGACTTGGACGACTGCGGCCCGTACTCGGGGACGATGGAGACGATCTTGCCGCCGCGTTCGATGATCTCCTGGAAGAAGTGGCTCTCCGGCATCTTGTTCTCCACCAGGTTCTTGCCCACCTGGATGAGCAGCCGTGAGGAGCGGAGGTCGTTGAAGTCGGTCTCGGTGGTCTGCAGTCCGTGCACGAACGGGAAGCCGGGGGCCTGGTCGCCGCGCCAGGTGTACTCCGACCAGTCGCGCGTGCCCTGGGCCTCGTCGGGGCCGACGCCGCGCACCTTGGCATCGAGCAGCGAGAGCATGTTGGCGAAGCGGAACAGGCCGAACTTGCCGGCCACGCCGTGGATCGGCAGCGAGGACCCCATCTTGATGGTGCGCACTCCGGAGTGCTCCCAGAACTCGAGCATCTCCGGGTCGTACCCGTCCTTGTCGATGAGCCGCTTGCGTCCCTCCTCGCCGCTGTAGGTGCGGGCGATGGCCTCGAGGCCGCGCGCCACGTAGGCGTCGGCCTCCTCCGTGGTCACCGGGACGAAATCGTCGTCGCCGCGGGCGTCGAACCTGTAGACGGTTCGCAGCGAGGGGTCGTCGGAGAGCGAGGGGAAGCCGTCGTCGGCCCACTGCTTCCATCCCGCCCGCAGCATCGGCTGCTTGAGCCGGTACGGGCCGTACACCCGACGGTGGACCGTGTAGCCCTTGAGGCAGCCACGGGGGTTCCAGGCCCGGCTCGACGAGTTGCCCTCGGCGTCGCGGTAGTTGCCCCCGTCGTAGTTCTGCTCGGTGCGGATCACCACCCCGTTGCGCACGAAGGCTCGCAGCCGGCACATGTGGGTGTCGTTTGGGGCGCAGATGAAGGTGAAGGAGTCGTCGTACCGGTACTGGTCGCGGTAGATCGTCTCCCAGTCGCGGTTCGGGTAGTGGAGCAGCGGGTTCTCGATCGCCTCGGCCGCCTGGAAGTAGGCGAGCGCCGGCTTCCAGCCGCGCGCCGCGGCGTATGCGGCGGCAGTGCCTGCCGTCGCCTTCAGAAACGCCCTTCTCGAGATTCCAGGCACCGCGGATCCCTCCTGCCCGTGAACGCCGTGGCAGTTTGGCGGTTGGTGCGCCGGGCGGTGTCGCCGCGGCTAGGGACTTCCGGCCCTAAGAACCCTCAGAGCTGGCCGGTGGCCTCGAGGGCGGCGACCTCGACCAGGTAGCCGGCGTCGAGATACCGCTGCGGGGAGAAGCCTGCGGCGTGGTCCGGGAGCGTGCCACCGGTTACGTGGAGGGCGGCGATCTCGGCCAGCCCGCAGGCCGCCATGATCCCGAACCCGGAGAGTGCTCCGGCGACGAAGGCGCCCGGTGTCTCCATCGGTCCGGCCAGGGGACGGTTCTCCGGCGTCTTCGTGTAGTACCCGCCGTCGACGACGCTGCGAGGAAGGCGGTCCCGGTAGGAGGCCATCGCCGGGAGCATGGCCTCCATGCCGCGCAGCACCACCTCGGCGAACAACGGGTCGTCGGGAAGGGGCCACGATGGCTCCTGCACTCGCTTGTGGTACTCCCAGAGGGCCAGCGCCCAGTTGGAGTCGGGGCCGCCTTCGGGCCTCCCGTGGCAGAACCGGGGCAGTTCCCCGAGGAGATCGACGCGGCGTTCCGACTCGAGGAGCACGCGCTCCTCTTGAGACCATCCGAGTGCCTGCGGGTCCGACCAGATCACCATCGGAGCCTGGCGGGGCATCGCACCGGCGACGTCGGCGAAGGAGACCTTGAGGTGCACCTCCGACTGGACGGGAAGTGTCTCTCCCAGCAGGCCGGCGACCTCACCCAGCATGGGCCCGGCGGCGATCACCAAGGCGCCGCATGGGAGGTGGCTGCCGTCGTCGAGGTCGACTCCGGTCACCCTGCCCGACCCGAGGCGCACACCGGTCAACGCCCGCTGCTGCAGGGTCAGCCCGTGGCGGCGTCCCTCGTCGAGGAGCCAGGCACCCAGCTGCTGTGCCGACAGCCATCCGGCCCTGCGGACGTGCAGTGCTCCGACGGCGCTCGGGCCCAGCCAGGGGAACAGATCGTGGAGCAGTCCGGGGGAGGTGATCAGGTCGGTCCCGGCCGGAACTCCCTCCCAGCCCGAGGGCGGCGACGCAAGGTACGGGGGGTCGGCGGCGGCGCCGCCGTGCACCCGGAGCGGCCCCACCCCGAGCGTGGCGCCGGCCTCCGCCTCGGCCCGCATCGCCTCCAGGCGGTCCGGGTCGGCGGTCGCGTACAGGTACCCGCGTCGGTTGAGCCCGAAGGCGTTGCCGCTCGCCCGGGCGAACTCCTCCATCAGGTCGATAGATCGGTTCATCAGGGCCACCATCGAAGCGTTGGGCCACAGGTTGCGATAACACTCGGTCGACTTGTCGGAGGTCAGCGTCAACGGAGGCCGGGGGTCGCAGAGCACGACGTCGGGCACCCCGAGGATGGCGGTTAGATGGTGAGCGACGGCGACGCCGGCGATCCCGGCACCGCAGACCACGACGTCGGCGGATCGCCCCATCGGCCCAGGATAGGGAGTCGGCGGTGCCGTCAGTCGATCGGCGGCAGCGAGGCGCCGAGCACCCTCTCCCGATCGGCCTCGAGAACCTCGGCCATCCGCTGCGCCACCT
This genomic interval carries:
- a CDS encoding 4Fe-4S dicluster domain-containing protein, which encodes MATVHNWHLGRDMEYQHPGGAYERQFAAVFNINRCIACQTCTMACKSTWTHSPGQELMWWNNVETKPYGGYPSGWDVRTLALLEQANPAGQVWQAAPGDDSAPYGRFDGQTVFEAAPAGERVLGFIPEEADWKAPNRYEDHATAAPAAGVSLPEHTGWFFYLARICNHCSYPACLAACPRNAIYKRPEDGIVLVDQERCRGYRKCVEACPYKKTMYRPTTRVTEKCIACYPRIEGTDPLTNGEPMETRCMTACVGKIRLQGLVEVGDDGVWIEDPNHPLYYLVHEERVALPLYPQFGTQPNVYYIPPRWVPRNYLHQMFGPGVDHAIDAYTRPSRRLLAVLQLFRATQQIVFSFDVEEGSKLGEINVGGEPLEIFDDVVVGFDRNGKEIVRVRVEDPLVERPTKLNSI
- a CDS encoding molybdopterin-dependent oxidoreductase, with protein sequence MPGISRRAFLKATAGTAAAYAAARGWKPALAYFQAAEAIENPLLHYPNRDWETIYRDQYRYDDSFTFICAPNDTHMCRLRAFVRNGVVIRTEQNYDGGNYRDAEGNSSSRAWNPRGCLKGYTVHRRVYGPYRLKQPMLRAGWKQWADDGFPSLSDDPSLRTVYRFDARGDDDFVPVTTEEADAYVARGLEAIARTYSGEEGRKRLIDKDGYDPEMLEFWEHSGVRTIKMGSSLPIHGVAGKFGLFRFANMLSLLDAKVRGVGPDEAQGTRDWSEYTWRGDQAPGFPFVHGLQTTETDFNDLRSSRLLIQVGKNLVENKMPESHFFQEIIERGGKIVSIVPEYGPQSSKSDYWIPIRAGLSDTALFLGIAKALIDRDLVDHDFLKRFTDLPLLVRLDTLTRLRADELFPGHVSDLDPEGPSFTVHAMTQEQHEAIGDRVVMGADGTPVAINREDVGDRMVDKGIDPMLDFRGTLTLADGSSVEVATAMTMYREHLTDYDLDTVVDITGAPRDLVERLIEDLATIKPVGIHVGEGINHYFHATLHNRAVYLVAMLTGNVGKPGATVSTWAGNYKGGIWHGAPWFGPGVGGFVNEDPFSPLLDPDARYIEGTLRHTIHGEEMYWGYGDRPLVVDTPAEGRKVFTGKTHLPTPTKAFWYNNANLINQAKWHYHLIHNVNPKVDMIVDQQIEWTGSAEHADVLLPVNSWMEFQTLEMAGSCSNPFLQLWKGGIDPLYETRDDIAVFAGIAKALTDLTGDRRFTDYFRYADTPEVYLDRVLAGSFTTEGYTVADIMAGKYGEPGGALMQYRTYPRFPFREQIVDSLPFYTDTGRMNSYVDLPEAIEYGENLIVHREAVEATPYLPNVIVSTSPFLRPNDYGIPLDDMDADRRQVRNVMMPWSQVKNTVNPLFEDGYQFLCLTPKSRHSVHSSWAVTDWHWIWNNGFSDPYRADKRLPGVGDAQLHMNPDDARALGIANGDYVWVDANPADRPYVGASEADEFYDVARLMARVSYNHAYPRGVTMLKHAFYMATTRTVRAQRERTDGRALSPTGYQASFRHGSQQSITRGWAPPMHQTDTLFHKRAAAMGFIFGFDVDNHAVNTTPKETLIRVTKAEPGGVDGKSDWEPGTTGRSPGGESFTMQQYLEGGFVTVRGQA
- a CDS encoding FAD-dependent oxidoreductase; protein product: MGRSADVVVCGAGIAGVAVAHHLTAILGVPDVVLCDPRPPLTLTSDKSTECYRNLWPNASMVALMNRSIDLMEEFARASGNAFGLNRRGYLYATADPDRLEAMRAEAEAGATLGVGPLRVHGGAAADPPYLASPPSGWEGVPAGTDLITSPGLLHDLFPWLGPSAVGALHVRRAGWLSAQQLGAWLLDEGRRHGLTLQQRALTGVRLGSGRVTGVDLDDGSHLPCGALVIAAGPMLGEVAGLLGETLPVQSEVHLKVSFADVAGAMPRQAPMVIWSDPQALGWSQEERVLLESERRVDLLGELPRFCHGRPEGGPDSNWALALWEYHKRVQEPSWPLPDDPLFAEVVLRGMEAMLPAMASYRDRLPRSVVDGGYYTKTPENRPLAGPMETPGAFVAGALSGFGIMAACGLAEIAALHVTGGTLPDHAAGFSPQRYLDAGYLVEVAALEATGQL